One segment of Mycolicibacterium sp. YH-1 DNA contains the following:
- a CDS encoding F0F1 ATP synthase subunit C, protein MEIDPNAIITAGALIGGGLIMGGGAIGAGIGDGIAGNALISGIARQPEAQGRLFTPFFITVGLVEAAYFINLAFMALFVFATPGLQ, encoded by the coding sequence ATGGAAATCGATCCAAACGCCATCATCACGGCCGGCGCTCTGATCGGCGGTGGATTGATCATGGGTGGCGGCGCTATCGGCGCTGGCATCGGTGACGGCATCGCGGGTAACGCGCTGATCTCCGGTATCGCCCGGCAGCCCGAGGCACAGGGCCGGCTGTTCACGCCGTTCTTCATCACCGTCGGTCTGGTCGAGGCCGCGTACTTCATCAACCTGGCCTTCATGGCGCTGTTCGTCTTCGCCACGCCGGGCCTGCAGTAG
- a CDS encoding F0F1 ATP synthase subunit gamma, translating into MAATLRELRGRIRSAGSIKKITKAQELIATSRIAKAQARVQAARPYSTEITSMLTELASASALDHPLLVQRENPRRAGVLVVSSDRGLCGAYNANVLRQSEELFALLREEGKEPVVYTVGRKALGYYNFRQRDVVESWTGFSERPTYDHAREIADTLVNAFMSGADDEGDNAGADGILGVDELHIVFTEFKSMLSQTSVARRIAPMVVEYVGDEQPEEGPQTLFSFEPDPESLFDALLPRYVATRVYAALLEAAASESASRRRAMKSASDNADDLIKALTLAANRERQAQITQEISEIVGGANALADAK; encoded by the coding sequence ATGGCAGCAACACTGCGCGAGCTTCGCGGGCGTATCCGTTCCGCTGGGTCGATCAAGAAGATCACGAAGGCCCAGGAACTGATCGCCACGTCGCGGATCGCCAAGGCGCAGGCCCGAGTTCAGGCGGCTCGGCCCTATTCCACCGAAATCACGAGCATGCTCACCGAGCTCGCGAGTGCCAGCGCGCTGGATCACCCGCTGCTCGTGCAGCGGGAGAACCCGCGCCGGGCCGGCGTGCTGGTGGTGTCTTCCGACCGCGGCTTGTGCGGCGCGTACAACGCCAACGTGCTTCGGCAGTCCGAAGAACTGTTCGCGTTGCTGCGCGAGGAGGGCAAGGAGCCCGTGGTCTACACGGTGGGCCGGAAGGCGTTGGGTTACTACAACTTCCGTCAGCGCGATGTGGTCGAGTCGTGGACCGGCTTCTCGGAGCGGCCCACCTACGACCACGCCCGCGAGATCGCCGACACCCTGGTGAACGCGTTCATGTCCGGAGCCGATGACGAGGGCGACAACGCGGGCGCAGACGGCATCCTTGGCGTCGACGAACTGCACATCGTCTTCACCGAGTTCAAGTCGATGCTGTCGCAGACCTCGGTGGCACGTCGGATCGCACCCATGGTCGTCGAGTATGTCGGGGACGAGCAGCCGGAGGAGGGGCCGCAGACGCTCTTCTCCTTCGAGCCGGATCCGGAATCGCTGTTCGACGCACTGCTGCCGCGTTACGTGGCCACCCGCGTGTACGCGGCGCTGCTGGAGGCCGCGGCTTCTGAGTCGGCTTCGCGACGACGCGCCATGAAGTCGGCGTCCGACAACGCCGACGATCTGATCAAGGCGCTGACCCTTGCGGCCAACCGCGAGCGTCAGGCGCAGATCACCCAGGAAATCAGCGAGATCGTCGGCGGCGCCAACGCGCTGGCCGACGCCAAGTAA
- the atpB gene encoding F0F1 ATP synthase subunit A: protein MTQTVLAAEEGGAAIHVGHHTMVFQLFGMTFNGDTIMATAITALVVIGLAFFLKSKVTSTGVPSGVQLFWETLTIQMRQQIEGSIGMKVAPFVLPLAVTIFVFILVSNWLSVLPLQYGGADGAAGELYKPPASDINFVLALALFVFVAYHAAGIWRRGIIGHPIKVIKGHVPFLAPINIVEEIAKPISLALRLFGNIFAGGILVALIAMFPWYVQWAPNAIWKTFDLFVGLIQAFIFSLLTILYFSQSMELDEEHH from the coding sequence ATGACGCAGACCGTGCTCGCCGCGGAAGAGGGTGGCGCTGCCATCCACGTCGGGCACCACACGATGGTGTTCCAACTGTTCGGCATGACGTTCAACGGTGACACCATCATGGCCACCGCGATCACCGCGCTGGTCGTCATCGGCCTGGCCTTCTTCCTGAAGTCCAAGGTCACCTCGACCGGCGTGCCCAGCGGTGTCCAGCTGTTCTGGGAGACGCTCACCATCCAGATGCGTCAGCAGATCGAGGGCTCGATCGGCATGAAGGTGGCGCCGTTCGTGCTGCCGCTGGCCGTCACGATCTTCGTCTTCATCCTGGTCTCGAACTGGCTGTCGGTCCTGCCGCTCCAGTACGGCGGCGCCGACGGTGCCGCTGGCGAGCTCTACAAGCCGCCGGCCTCCGATATCAACTTCGTGCTGGCGCTCGCACTCTTCGTGTTCGTCGCCTACCACGCCGCGGGGATCTGGCGGCGCGGCATCATCGGGCACCCGATCAAGGTCATCAAGGGACACGTCCCCTTCCTCGCGCCGATCAACATCGTCGAGGAGATCGCGAAGCCCATCTCGCTCGCACTGCGACTCTTCGGCAACATCTTCGCCGGCGGCATCCTGGTGGCTCTCATCGCGATGTTCCCCTGGTACGTCCAGTGGGCGCCCAACGCCATCTGGAAGACGTTCGACCTCTTCGTCGGCTTGATCCAGGCATTCATCTTCTCGCTGCTGACGATTCTCTACTTCAGCCAGTCCATGGAACTGGATGAGGAGCACCACTAG
- the prmC gene encoding peptide chain release factor N(5)-glutamine methyltransferase gives MTVAPRLRQIIDEATATLAAAGVDSAAADAEHLAAHVAGVDRGRLFMLAPDEEFLARYRDLIEARARRIPLQHLTGTAAFGPVNLSVGPGVFIPRPETESLLEWALAQPLPDQPVIVDLCTGSAALAVALAQARPQATVIAVDDSAAALAFARRNVAGTQVELVEADVTADGLLADLDGRVDLIVANPPYIPLGAELEPEVAHHDPEHALFGGLDGMVVIEPLVAHAVRLLRRGSGRIGVEHDDTTAPATVAVFDQTAAFVDITARRDLAGRPRFVTATRRG, from the coding sequence GTGACGGTGGCCCCGCGGCTACGCCAGATCATCGACGAGGCCACCGCGACGCTCGCCGCCGCGGGTGTCGACAGTGCGGCGGCCGACGCCGAGCACCTCGCCGCGCATGTGGCCGGTGTCGATCGCGGACGGCTGTTCATGCTCGCCCCCGACGAGGAATTCCTTGCCCGCTATCGCGACCTCATCGAGGCGAGGGCACGGCGGATACCACTGCAACACCTCACTGGGACCGCCGCCTTCGGTCCGGTCAATCTGAGTGTGGGCCCTGGCGTCTTCATTCCCCGGCCCGAGACCGAGTCGCTGCTCGAATGGGCTCTGGCACAGCCACTTCCGGACCAGCCGGTGATCGTCGATCTCTGCACGGGTTCCGCCGCGCTGGCCGTCGCGCTGGCACAGGCTCGGCCGCAGGCGACCGTCATCGCGGTGGACGACTCCGCCGCGGCCCTGGCCTTCGCGCGCCGAAATGTGGCGGGCACGCAGGTCGAGCTCGTCGAGGCCGACGTCACCGCTGACGGGCTGCTGGCTGACCTCGATGGGCGCGTCGATCTGATCGTCGCCAACCCGCCCTACATCCCGCTGGGTGCAGAACTGGAACCTGAAGTCGCTCATCACGATCCCGAGCACGCGCTGTTCGGCGGGCTCGACGGCATGGTCGTCATAGAGCCCCTCGTGGCGCACGCGGTGCGGCTGCTGCGGCGGGGGAGTGGGCGCATCGGGGTCGAGCACGACGACACCACCGCGCCCGCGACCGTCGCCGTCTTCGACCAGACCGCGGCCTTCGTCGACATCACCGCGCGCCGCGACCTGGCGGGCCGACCCCGGTTCGTCACGGCGACCCGCAGAGGGTGA
- a CDS encoding F0F1 ATP synthase subunit B, which yields MGELTVAILAAEGGGGQSNFLIPNGTFFAVLLIFLITLGVIAKWVVPPVSKVLAEREAMLAKTAADNRKSAEQVAAAQADFDEAMSGARTEASSIRDEARAAGRQVIDQKRAAASGEVADTVQQADQKLSEQRSTTESELQSSVDGLAATLASRILGVDVKSGGSQ from the coding sequence ATGGGTGAACTGACCGTAGCCATCCTCGCGGCCGAAGGCGGTGGGGGACAGAGCAACTTCCTGATCCCCAACGGCACCTTCTTCGCCGTGCTGCTCATCTTCCTCATCACGCTCGGCGTGATTGCGAAATGGGTTGTGCCACCGGTCAGCAAGGTCCTCGCAGAACGCGAGGCAATGCTGGCCAAGACCGCCGCGGACAACCGCAAGTCGGCTGAACAGGTCGCAGCGGCGCAAGCCGACTTCGACGAGGCGATGTCCGGTGCGCGCACCGAGGCGTCGAGCATCCGCGACGAGGCACGCGCTGCGGGCAGGCAAGTCATCGACCAGAAGCGGGCTGCGGCCAGCGGCGAGGTCGCGGACACCGTGCAGCAGGCGGACCAGAAGTTGTCCGAGCAGCGCTCGACGACCGAGTCCGAACTGCAGTCGTCGGTGGATGGGTTGGCGGCCACGTTGGCCAGCCGCATCCTCGGCGTTGACGTGAAATCAGGCGGGAGCCAGTAG
- the atpA gene encoding F0F1 ATP synthase subunit alpha — MAELTISAADIEGAVEEYVSSFSADTEREEIGTVIDAGDGIAHVEGLPSVMTNELLEFPGGVLGVALNLDEHSVGVVILGEFEKIAEGQQVKRTGEVLSVPVGDAFLGRVINPLGEPIDGQGDIASDARRVLELQAPSVVQRQGVSEPLQTGIKAIDSQTPIGRGQRQLIIGDRKTGKTAVCVDTILNQREAWATGDPKQQVRCVYVAIGQKGTTIASVKRALEDGGAMEYTTIVAAPASDAAGFKWLAPYTGSAIGQQWMYDGKHVLIVFDDLSKQADAYRAISLLLRRPPGREAFPGDVFYLHSRLLERCAKLSDELGGGSMTGLPVIETKANDISAFIPTNVISITDGQCFLESDLFNQGVRPAINVGVSVSRVGGAAQIKAMKEVAGSLRLELSQYRELEAFAAFASDLDAASKAQLERGARLVELLKQPQYSPYSVEDQVVAIFLGTKGHLDSVPVEDVSRFETELLEHVKASHSEILKEIRETKKLSEETDQKLADVINEFKKGFAATDGSSVVVNEAGAEAMDEEDVEKESVKVRKPAPKK; from the coding sequence ATGGCAGAGTTGACAATCTCCGCTGCTGACATCGAAGGCGCTGTCGAGGAGTACGTATCCTCGTTTTCCGCCGACACCGAGCGCGAAGAGATCGGCACAGTCATCGACGCCGGTGACGGCATCGCTCACGTCGAGGGCCTGCCCTCGGTCATGACCAACGAACTCCTCGAGTTCCCCGGTGGTGTGCTCGGTGTCGCACTGAACCTCGACGAGCACAGCGTCGGTGTCGTGATCCTGGGTGAGTTCGAGAAGATCGCCGAGGGCCAGCAGGTCAAGCGCACCGGCGAGGTGCTCTCGGTGCCGGTCGGTGACGCGTTCCTCGGACGCGTCATCAACCCGCTCGGTGAACCGATCGACGGCCAGGGCGACATCGCCTCGGACGCTCGTCGCGTGCTGGAGCTGCAGGCACCGTCCGTGGTTCAGCGCCAGGGAGTGTCCGAGCCGCTGCAGACCGGAATCAAGGCCATCGACAGCCAGACCCCGATCGGTCGCGGTCAGCGTCAGCTGATCATCGGTGACCGCAAGACCGGCAAGACCGCGGTTTGCGTCGACACCATCCTCAACCAGCGTGAGGCGTGGGCGACCGGCGATCCCAAGCAGCAGGTGCGCTGCGTGTACGTCGCGATCGGCCAGAAGGGCACCACGATCGCCAGCGTCAAGCGCGCCCTCGAAGACGGTGGCGCGATGGAGTACACCACCATCGTCGCGGCGCCGGCCTCCGACGCGGCGGGCTTCAAGTGGCTCGCGCCCTACACCGGTTCGGCCATCGGCCAGCAGTGGATGTACGACGGCAAGCACGTCCTGATCGTGTTCGACGATCTGTCCAAGCAGGCCGACGCCTACCGCGCGATCTCGCTGCTGCTGCGCCGCCCGCCGGGCCGCGAGGCCTTCCCCGGTGACGTCTTCTACCTGCACTCGCGGCTCCTGGAGCGTTGCGCGAAGCTGTCCGACGAGCTGGGTGGTGGATCGATGACCGGACTGCCGGTGATCGAGACCAAGGCCAATGACATCTCGGCGTTCATCCCCACCAACGTCATCTCGATCACCGACGGCCAGTGCTTCCTGGAGTCCGACCTGTTCAACCAGGGCGTGCGTCCGGCCATCAACGTCGGTGTGTCGGTGTCCCGCGTCGGTGGCGCCGCACAGATCAAGGCCATGAAGGAGGTCGCGGGCTCGCTGCGTCTGGAGTTGTCGCAGTACCGCGAGCTCGAGGCATTCGCCGCGTTCGCCTCGGACCTGGACGCTGCCTCCAAGGCTCAGCTGGAACGTGGCGCTCGCCTGGTGGAGCTGCTCAAGCAGCCGCAGTACTCGCCGTACTCGGTTGAGGATCAGGTCGTCGCGATCTTCCTCGGCACCAAGGGTCACCTCGATTCGGTTCCCGTGGAAGACGTCTCGCGATTCGAGACCGAGTTGCTGGAGCACGTCAAGGCCTCGCATTCGGAGATTCTCAAGGAGATCCGGGAGACCAAGAAGCTCTCCGAGGAGACCGACCAGAAGCTGGCCGACGTCATCAACGAGTTCAAGAAGGGCTTCGCTGCCACTGACGGCAGCTCGGTCGTCGTGAACGAGGCGGGCGCCGAGGCCATGGACGAGGAAGACGTCGAGAAGGAATCCGTCAAGGTCCGCAAGCCGGCCCCCAAGAAGTAG
- a CDS encoding F0F1 ATP synthase subunit B/delta yields the protein MSTFIGQLIGFAVIAFILMKWVVPPVRALMQKQQEAVRVALAESAEAERKLADADAMHAKALEDAKAQSGKVTDEAKQDSERIAAQLQEQAGADAERIKAQGVQQVQLMRQQLIRQLRTGLGVESVQKADELVRAHVADPVAQAATVDRFLDEIDQMAPSAVSIETGASARLRAASRDAMVALTEDFDRVAGGLDTDGLTKLADELASVAKLLVSEPVLTKHLAEPTEDAAPKARLVDSLLSGKVGDQALSVVRTAATQRWSAESDLVDGVEHTARLALLKRAEVAGEVDEVEDQLFRFGRVLDTEPRLVGLLSDYSAPAERRIALLDKVVGGEGANSTAVALLEQTVALLRGERADEAVIDLAELAVARRGEVVAQVNAAAELTDAQRTRLTEVLSRIYGHPVSIQLNVDPELLGGLSIAVGDEVIDGSIASRLAAAQTSLPD from the coding sequence ATGTCGACATTCATCGGCCAGCTGATCGGGTTCGCGGTCATCGCCTTCATCTTGATGAAGTGGGTCGTACCGCCTGTGCGGGCCCTGATGCAGAAGCAGCAGGAGGCTGTGCGCGTCGCACTGGCCGAGAGCGCTGAGGCGGAGCGCAAGCTCGCTGACGCGGATGCCATGCACGCCAAGGCTCTTGAGGATGCCAAGGCCCAGTCGGGGAAGGTCACCGACGAGGCGAAGCAGGACTCGGAGCGCATCGCGGCCCAACTGCAGGAGCAGGCGGGCGCGGACGCCGAGCGCATCAAGGCTCAGGGTGTGCAGCAGGTGCAGTTGATGCGCCAGCAGCTCATCCGGCAGTTGCGGACGGGCCTGGGTGTGGAGTCCGTACAGAAGGCCGACGAACTGGTCCGCGCGCACGTGGCGGACCCGGTCGCTCAGGCGGCCACTGTCGACCGGTTCCTCGATGAGATCGACCAGATGGCGCCCTCGGCGGTGTCCATCGAGACGGGGGCCTCAGCTCGGCTGCGCGCCGCCAGCCGCGATGCGATGGTCGCTCTCACAGAGGACTTCGACCGTGTCGCAGGTGGTCTCGACACTGACGGACTCACCAAGCTGGCCGACGAACTCGCGTCCGTCGCCAAGCTGCTCGTCAGCGAGCCCGTACTCACCAAGCACCTCGCAGAGCCAACCGAAGATGCCGCTCCCAAGGCGCGCCTCGTTGACTCCCTGCTCTCCGGCAAGGTCGGCGACCAGGCACTGAGCGTTGTGCGCACTGCTGCAACGCAGCGGTGGTCGGCTGAGTCGGATCTGGTCGACGGTGTCGAGCACACGGCGCGGCTGGCACTGCTGAAGCGTGCGGAGGTCGCAGGCGAGGTGGACGAGGTGGAGGACCAGCTCTTCCGTTTCGGACGCGTCCTCGACACTGAGCCTCGTCTGGTCGGACTGCTGAGCGACTACTCCGCACCGGCAGAACGTCGGATCGCCCTGCTCGACAAGGTCGTCGGCGGTGAGGGTGCGAACAGCACGGCGGTCGCACTGTTGGAGCAGACGGTCGCACTGCTGCGCGGCGAGCGCGCCGACGAGGCAGTCATCGATCTCGCCGAACTCGCGGTCGCGCGTCGTGGCGAGGTGGTCGCGCAGGTCAACGCCGCGGCGGAACTGACCGACGCGCAGCGGACGCGTTTGACCGAGGTGCTCTCGCGCATCTACGGGCACCCGGTGTCCATCCAGCTCAACGTCGATCCCGAACTGCTCGGTGGACTCTCGATCGCCGTCGGCGACGAGGTCATCGACGGATCCATCGCCTCGCGACTGGCGGCTGCACAGACCAGCCTGCCGGACTGA
- a CDS encoding ATP synthase subunit I, translating to MTTPAHDAPLVFPSVAFRPVRLLIVCVALTGLAVLAAGFIGNVFFGVFFGAGLGLGLLNALMVRRAVESITAEDHPLKKKMALNSATRLLVITAVAMTAAFVFRAHGGIAVLFGLAIFQALLVMSTSIPVLKKIRSEGLNVVDTESKD from the coding sequence GTGACGACGCCAGCGCACGACGCGCCGTTGGTGTTCCCGTCGGTGGCCTTCAGGCCGGTCCGACTCCTCATCGTCTGCGTTGCACTCACCGGCCTGGCCGTTCTGGCCGCCGGCTTCATCGGGAACGTCTTCTTCGGTGTTTTCTTCGGCGCGGGGCTAGGCCTCGGTTTGCTCAATGCTCTGATGGTGCGTCGCGCGGTGGAGTCGATCACCGCCGAGGACCATCCACTCAAGAAGAAGATGGCGCTGAACTCGGCGACCCGTCTGCTTGTCATCACGGCGGTCGCAATGACCGCCGCTTTCGTCTTCAGGGCACACGGCGGTATCGCAGTGCTCTTCGGGCTGGCGATCTTCCAGGCACTGCTGGTGATGAGCACCAGCATCCCGGTGCTCAAGAAGATCCGCAGCGAGGGACTGAACGTGGTCGACACGGAATCGAAGGATTGA
- the prfA gene encoding peptide chain release factor 1, translating to MSDHAPRVEALLAEHGDLERQLSDPGLHADAAAAKRVGRRFAQISPIVSTYRKLESAKGDLEAARELAADDDSFAAEIPDLEASVDALGTQLADLLAPRDPHDADDVVLELKSGEGGEESALFAADLARMYIRYAERHGWTVTVLDENTSDLGGYKDATLTIASKGDSADGVWARLKFEGGVHRVQRVPVTESQGRVHTSAAGVLVYPEPEDVAEVQIDESDLRIDVYRSSGKGGQGVNTTDSAVRITHLPTGIVVTCQNERSQLQNKARAMVVLAARLQALAEEQAQADASADRASQIRTVDRSERIRTYNYPENRIADHRINFKAHNLDQVLDGDLDPLFDALAAADKQARLQQA from the coding sequence GTGAGCGACCACGCACCAAGGGTCGAGGCACTGCTGGCTGAACACGGCGACCTCGAGCGTCAGCTGTCTGATCCCGGACTGCACGCCGACGCGGCAGCAGCCAAGCGGGTCGGCCGCCGGTTCGCCCAGATATCGCCGATCGTCTCGACGTACCGCAAGCTCGAGTCGGCCAAGGGCGACCTCGAGGCTGCCCGCGAGTTGGCCGCCGACGACGACTCCTTCGCCGCGGAGATCCCCGATCTCGAGGCCAGTGTCGACGCGCTCGGCACCCAGCTCGCGGACCTGTTGGCGCCGCGCGATCCGCACGACGCCGACGACGTCGTCCTCGAACTGAAGTCGGGCGAGGGCGGCGAGGAGTCCGCATTGTTCGCCGCCGACCTCGCACGCATGTACATCAGATACGCCGAGCGGCACGGCTGGACCGTGACGGTGCTCGACGAGAACACCTCCGACCTCGGCGGTTACAAGGACGCGACCCTGACCATCGCCAGCAAGGGCGACTCGGCAGACGGCGTGTGGGCGCGCCTGAAGTTCGAGGGCGGCGTGCATCGCGTCCAGCGAGTCCCCGTCACCGAGTCGCAGGGGCGCGTGCACACGTCGGCCGCCGGAGTCCTCGTCTACCCGGAACCGGAGGACGTGGCCGAGGTTCAGATCGACGAGTCCGATCTCCGCATCGACGTCTACCGGTCCTCGGGCAAGGGCGGCCAGGGCGTCAACACCACCGACTCCGCGGTGCGCATCACCCACCTACCCACCGGCATCGTCGTGACCTGCCAGAACGAGCGCTCGCAGCTGCAGAACAAGGCGCGCGCCATGGTCGTGCTGGCCGCCCGGCTGCAGGCCCTCGCCGAGGAGCAGGCCCAGGCCGACGCCTCGGCCGACCGGGCCAGCCAGATTCGCACGGTCGACCGCAGCGAGCGGATCCGGACCTACAACTACCCGGAGAACCGGATCGCCGACCACCGGATCAACTTCAAGGCGCACAACCTTGACCAGGTCCTCGACGGCGACCTCGACCCGTTGTTCGACGCGCTCGCCGCCGCCGACAAGCAGGCCAGGCTGCAGCAGGCATGA
- a CDS encoding glycosyltransferase family 4 protein: MVRDPVQLADGLLALSDRGAGVPLRELALVGLTAAIITYFATGWVRALATRWGAVAYPRERDVHVAPTPRMGGLAMYIGVVAAVLLASQLPALTRGFVYSSGMPAVVVAGGLIMAIGLIDDRWGLDALTKFAGQITAASVLVTMGVAWSVLYIPFGGVGTIVLDQVTSILLTLALTVSIVNAMNFVDGLDGLAAGLGLITAAAICIFSVGLLRDHGGDVLFYPPAVISVVLAGACLGFLPHNFHRARIFMGDSGSMLIGLMLAAASTTAAGPISQNAYGARDVFALMSPFLLVIAVMFVPALDMLLAIVRRTRAGRSPFSPDKMHLHHRLLQIGHSHRRVVLLIYMWVGIVALGAASTIFFDPRYTGAVMLAAILVAVIITLIPLLRGREDDSEAVYDEK; the protein is encoded by the coding sequence GTGGTGCGCGACCCGGTCCAATTGGCTGACGGACTGCTCGCCCTGTCCGATCGCGGGGCGGGTGTTCCGCTCCGCGAGCTCGCACTCGTCGGGCTGACCGCCGCCATCATCACCTACTTCGCGACGGGGTGGGTCCGTGCGCTCGCCACCCGCTGGGGTGCCGTCGCCTACCCGCGTGAGCGTGACGTTCACGTGGCGCCCACCCCGCGCATGGGTGGGTTGGCGATGTACATCGGCGTGGTGGCCGCGGTCCTGCTGGCATCGCAACTGCCCGCGTTGACACGGGGATTCGTGTACTCGTCGGGGATGCCCGCCGTCGTGGTGGCGGGCGGCCTGATCATGGCGATCGGTCTGATCGACGATCGGTGGGGTCTGGATGCGCTGACCAAGTTCGCCGGCCAGATCACCGCGGCCAGCGTGCTGGTCACCATGGGAGTGGCATGGAGCGTGCTGTACATCCCGTTCGGCGGCGTCGGCACCATCGTGCTCGACCAGGTGACCTCGATCCTGCTGACGCTGGCGCTGACGGTGTCGATCGTCAACGCGATGAACTTCGTCGACGGTCTGGACGGTCTGGCGGCCGGACTTGGCCTCATCACCGCCGCCGCGATCTGCATCTTCTCGGTCGGCCTTCTCCGCGACCACGGCGGCGACGTGCTCTTCTACCCGCCTGCCGTCATCTCGGTGGTGCTCGCGGGCGCGTGCCTCGGCTTCCTGCCGCACAACTTCCACCGCGCCCGGATCTTCATGGGCGACTCCGGGTCGATGCTCATCGGTCTGATGCTCGCGGCGGCGTCGACGACGGCAGCAGGTCCGATATCGCAGAACGCCTACGGCGCACGTGACGTCTTCGCACTGATGTCGCCGTTCCTTCTGGTCATCGCGGTGATGTTCGTGCCCGCCCTCGACATGTTGCTGGCGATCGTGCGCCGGACCAGGGCGGGGCGCAGCCCGTTCAGTCCCGACAAGATGCACCTGCATCACCGGCTGCTGCAGATCGGGCACTCGCACCGGCGGGTGGTCCTGCTGATCTACATGTGGGTGGGCATCGTGGCCCTGGGGGCGGCGAGCACGATCTTCTTCGACCCGCGCTACACCGGCGCCGTCATGCTGGCTGCGATTCTGGTCGCGGTCATCATCACTTTGATACCGCTCCTGAGGGGCCGCGAGGACGACTCAGAAGCCGTGTACGACGAAAAGTAG
- a CDS encoding L-threonylcarbamoyladenylate synthase — protein MAQTFDCSDPDQRALGISSAVSALKDGRLVVMPTDTVYGIGADAFNGTAVASLLAAKGRGRDMPVPVLVGSWHTIEGLVYSVPTAARELIRAFWPGALSLVVRQAPSLQWDLGDSHGTVMLRMPLHPVAIELLREVGPMAVSSANKSGSPAAVTAADAREQLDDLVGVYLEAGPSAQGAASTIVDLTGATPRVLREGPVTAAAIAEVLGVEAETLAV, from the coding sequence ATGGCTCAAACGTTCGACTGCTCCGATCCCGACCAGCGGGCGCTCGGAATCTCGTCGGCGGTCAGCGCGCTCAAGGACGGTCGGCTGGTCGTGATGCCGACCGACACCGTCTACGGCATCGGCGCCGACGCATTCAACGGCACCGCGGTGGCGTCGCTGCTCGCGGCGAAGGGGAGGGGCCGGGACATGCCGGTCCCCGTGCTCGTCGGCTCCTGGCACACCATCGAAGGACTGGTGTACTCGGTGCCCACCGCGGCCCGTGAACTCATCCGGGCGTTCTGGCCGGGCGCCCTGAGCCTGGTGGTTCGGCAGGCGCCGTCGCTGCAATGGGATCTCGGGGACTCTCACGGCACCGTGATGTTGCGGATGCCGCTGCACCCCGTGGCGATCGAACTGCTGCGCGAGGTGGGCCCGATGGCGGTGTCGAGCGCCAACAAGTCCGGCAGCCCCGCCGCGGTCACCGCCGCCGACGCGCGCGAACAGCTCGACGACCTGGTCGGGGTGTACCTCGAGGCCGGGCCGTCTGCGCAGGGCGCGGCCTCCACCATTGTCGACCTCACCGGTGCCACGCCCCGCGTGCTGCGCGAGGGTCCCGTCACCGCGGCCGCCATCGCCGAGGTGCTCGGTGTCGAGGCCGAGACGCTCGCGGTCTGA